A stretch of Bradyrhizobium sp. AZCC 2262 DNA encodes these proteins:
- a CDS encoding ABC transporter ATP-binding protein: MANALLKVKDLTIRFPDSSPVRNLDFEVRQGETVAIVGESGSGKSLTALALMRLLPKTALIGSGSINFADQDLLSLSDRGMRARRGRDIAMIFQEPMTSLNPVITIGKQIGEVLRLHRGLSARQARKCAIEMLDLVRIPEPDKRVDDYPHRLSGGMRQRVMIAIAVACQPQLLIADEPTTALDVTIQAQVLELLDGLRRDLSLGLLLITHDLGVVGQWADRVVVMYAGRKVEEALPGELFASPLHPYTRGLLAASPRLISNRHYRDAGLTEIPGNISSALGEPGCPFVPRCPVAVSACRDGFPQSVLPSPGRLVACPVTTKEPSYGVAVGI; the protein is encoded by the coding sequence ATGGCGAACGCATTGCTCAAGGTCAAAGACCTGACCATTCGCTTCCCGGACAGTTCGCCAGTCCGGAACCTCGATTTCGAGGTCCGGCAGGGCGAGACCGTCGCTATCGTCGGCGAGTCCGGCTCGGGCAAATCGCTGACCGCGCTGGCGCTGATGCGACTGCTGCCGAAAACGGCGCTGATCGGCAGCGGCTCGATCAACTTTGCCGATCAGGATCTATTGAGCCTGTCCGATCGGGGCATGCGCGCGCGCCGCGGCCGCGACATTGCGATGATCTTTCAGGAGCCCATGACATCGCTCAATCCCGTCATCACCATCGGTAAACAGATCGGCGAAGTGCTGCGGCTCCATCGCGGGCTGTCGGCCCGACAGGCCCGCAAGTGCGCAATCGAGATGCTCGATCTGGTCCGCATTCCGGAACCCGACAAGCGGGTCGACGACTATCCCCACCGGCTGTCTGGCGGCATGCGTCAACGCGTGATGATCGCAATTGCTGTTGCATGCCAGCCTCAATTGCTGATCGCCGATGAGCCGACCACCGCACTCGACGTCACCATTCAGGCCCAGGTCCTCGAGTTGCTTGATGGATTGCGACGCGATTTGTCGCTCGGGCTGCTGCTGATCACCCACGATCTCGGTGTGGTCGGGCAATGGGCCGATCGCGTAGTGGTGATGTACGCCGGACGCAAGGTCGAGGAAGCGCTTCCCGGCGAATTGTTCGCTAGTCCCCTGCATCCCTATACACGTGGCCTGCTGGCGGCATCCCCACGTCTGATCAGCAACCGGCATTATCGCGATGCCGGGCTGACGGAAATTCCGGGAAATATCTCATCGGCGCTGGGAGAGCCCGGTTGCCCGTTCGTGCCGCGATGTCCGGTCGCCGTCAGTGCTTGCCGCGACGGATTTCCGCAATCCGTCTTACCGTCGCCGGGGCGGCTGGTCGCCTGCCCCGTGACGACCAAGGAACCATCCTATGGCGTTGCTGTCGGTATCTGA
- a CDS encoding ABC transporter substrate-binding protein — translation MTFASTTRRHFLQSVAGAAGLAAIDPWSQVRAGNPRHGGTLTVLIDPEPPVLTTIAHSAGSSVLISAKVNEGLLDYDFDLRPIPQLATEWSISPDGLQYTFTLRRGVKWHDGKDFTSVDVVFSILTLKEYHPRGRSTFSTVAEVRAPDPYTAVVVLSRPTPYLITAFAASESPIVAKHIYENSKVDQNPASSAPIGTGPFVFKEWVRGSHVLFERNPNYWDQPKPFVDRLVIRFLPDPAARAAAIETGQAQLAPGNPVPLGDLDRFKALKHLTFETRGYQYTNNITRVEFNLQRPLFQDLRVRQAFAHAIDRNALVNIVWYGYGQPVSGPIHPNLKRFYVPDLAVPSFDVATANRLLDQAGRPRGADGFRFKVSHDPLPYGDGFKRGGEFIKNALAKIGVDVTLRTQDFATYIRRVYTERDFDFTYNMMSNLFDPTVGVQRLYWSKNFKKGVPFSNGSGYANPEVDRLLEAAAIEIDEPKRLAYFADFQRIIARDLPDFGVLAPDTVTIADRKVVNHTVSAQGVGGNLANVFLETP, via the coding sequence ATGACATTCGCCTCTACAACACGTCGGCATTTCCTCCAGTCTGTTGCGGGTGCGGCGGGTCTGGCCGCCATCGACCCATGGTCCCAAGTCAGGGCAGGGAACCCACGCCATGGTGGAACGCTGACCGTCCTGATTGACCCGGAGCCACCGGTCCTGACGACCATCGCGCATTCGGCGGGATCGTCGGTGTTGATTTCGGCAAAGGTGAATGAGGGCCTACTCGACTACGATTTTGATCTACGCCCGATACCGCAATTGGCAACCGAGTGGTCGATCAGTCCGGACGGGCTGCAATATACCTTCACCCTGCGCCGCGGCGTAAAATGGCACGATGGCAAAGATTTCACTTCGGTCGACGTCGTATTCTCGATCCTGACGCTCAAGGAATATCACCCGCGCGGCCGATCGACATTCTCGACGGTGGCGGAGGTGCGCGCGCCCGATCCGTACACGGCGGTCGTCGTGCTGTCGCGGCCGACGCCTTATCTGATCACCGCATTCGCGGCCTCGGAGTCCCCGATCGTTGCAAAGCATATTTACGAGAACAGCAAGGTCGATCAAAATCCCGCCAGCAGCGCACCGATCGGCACCGGCCCGTTCGTGTTCAAGGAGTGGGTGCGCGGCAGCCATGTTCTGTTCGAGCGTAACCCCAACTACTGGGATCAGCCGAAGCCCTTTGTCGATCGGCTGGTTATTCGTTTCCTGCCCGACCCCGCGGCCCGGGCAGCCGCGATCGAAACCGGACAGGCGCAACTTGCGCCAGGCAATCCGGTGCCGCTCGGCGATCTCGATCGTTTCAAGGCACTCAAGCACCTGACCTTTGAAACCCGGGGATATCAGTACACCAACAACATCACGCGGGTTGAATTCAATCTGCAACGGCCGCTGTTCCAGGATTTGCGGGTGCGGCAAGCCTTCGCGCACGCGATCGATCGCAACGCCCTGGTGAATATCGTCTGGTATGGCTACGGGCAGCCCGTCAGCGGGCCGATCCATCCCAATTTGAAGCGCTTCTATGTCCCCGACCTCGCGGTGCCGTCGTTCGACGTAGCGACCGCCAATCGCCTGCTGGATCAGGCCGGTCGTCCGCGCGGCGCCGACGGCTTCCGTTTCAAGGTGAGCCACGATCCGCTGCCCTATGGCGACGGCTTCAAGCGCGGCGGCGAATTCATCAAGAACGCGTTGGCGAAGATCGGCGTTGACGTGACGTTGCGCACGCAGGATTTCGCCACCTATATCCGGCGCGTTTACACCGAACGCGACTTCGACTTCACCTATAACATGATGAGTAACCTGTTTGACCCGACGGTCGGCGTGCAGCGGCTTTATTGGTCGAAGAACTTCAAAAAGGGTGTCCCGTTCTCTAACGGCTCAGGCTATGCGAATCCGGAGGTCGATCGCTTGCTGGAAGCGGCGGCTATTGAAATCGACGAGCCGAAGCGCCTGGCTTATTTTGCGGATTTTCAGCGCATTATTGCCCGCGACCTGCCCGATTTCGGTGTGCTCGCGCCGGACACGGTCACGATTGCCGACCGCAAGGTCGTCAACCACACGGTCTCGGCCCAGGGTGTCGGCGGCAATTTGGCGAACGTGTTCCTCGAGACGCCCTGA
- a CDS encoding ABC transporter permease yields MEARLQHQPVPRAGPAAAALPATQAAGTINWNNVHAPDARTAVAASATATPRALRTFLQSPTALAGSAILASIIVAAILAPVLYPGDPLSMVARPLLWPGQNSAFPLGTDSLGRDIAAGLLHGARISLLVGAAATLIGLTLGILVGSIGGYNGGWIDDALVRLIEVFQTIPSFILLIVLVAIAQPSILTVIWAIGLITWPTIARLVRAEFRSLREKEFVLAARSLGYGHVRIVFREILPNALPPIIVTSSVMVASAILMESALSFLGLGDPNVVSWGSMIGAGRELLRTAWYLTALPGFVIVLAVLSLNLIGDGLNDALNPRFTRDQ; encoded by the coding sequence ATGGAAGCCCGACTCCAACATCAACCTGTCCCACGCGCCGGACCGGCAGCCGCTGCGCTGCCGGCGACACAGGCTGCTGGCACAATCAACTGGAACAACGTCCACGCACCTGACGCCCGCACCGCCGTGGCGGCATCAGCGACCGCGACACCGCGCGCGCTACGCACCTTTCTGCAAAGTCCTACCGCCCTGGCAGGGTCCGCCATTCTGGCGTCAATCATTGTGGCTGCCATCCTCGCGCCCGTTCTGTATCCGGGCGATCCGCTGTCGATGGTCGCGCGGCCGCTGCTGTGGCCGGGCCAGAATAGCGCGTTTCCGCTCGGCACCGACTCGCTCGGCCGCGATATTGCCGCGGGGCTGCTGCACGGCGCCCGTATTTCCCTGCTGGTCGGCGCCGCCGCGACATTGATCGGCCTGACGTTGGGCATCCTGGTCGGCTCGATCGGAGGATACAATGGCGGCTGGATCGACGATGCTCTGGTCCGGCTGATCGAGGTGTTCCAGACCATCCCGAGCTTTATCCTGCTCATCGTCCTTGTTGCCATCGCGCAACCGTCGATCCTCACCGTGATCTGGGCGATCGGGCTGATCACCTGGCCTACCATTGCCCGGCTGGTTCGCGCCGAATTCCGCTCGCTTCGGGAGAAGGAGTTCGTGCTGGCTGCGCGCAGCCTCGGATATGGTCATGTGCGGATCGTCTTCCGCGAGATCTTGCCGAACGCGTTGCCACCGATCATCGTCACCTCTTCGGTGATGGTCGCATCGGCCATCCTGATGGAATCGGCGTTGTCATTCCTCGGGCTCGGCGATCCCAACGTCGTGAGCTGGGGTAGCATGATCGGCGCCGGGCGCGAACTCCTGCGCACGGCCTGGTATCTCACCGCCTTGCCCGGATTTGTCATCGTACTGGCGGTGCTTTCGCTCAATCTCATCGGCGACGGATTGAACGATGCCCTCAATCCGCGCTTTACCCGGGATCAGTGA
- a CDS encoding ABC transporter permease yields MSSIGRLAKTLRRTALQAIPTIIGIVIINFLLLQLAPGDAADVLAGESGSATAETLAALRSRFGLDQPVVVQLIAYLDNLAHFSLGFSPRYNLPVADIIAQRLPGTVALMLTALVIAIVLGVVLGIVMASFAGRWPDRVISIFAILFYSIPGFWIGLMLIVLFSVKLGWLPSGGSETIGAGNMGISALLDRLRYMILPATSLALFYVAIYARLARAAMLEAQTQDYVRTAAAKGLSPLAITIRHVLRNALLPVTTLAGMHLGGLLGGAVVVETVYSWPGLGRLAFEAVMSRDFSILLGVLLLSSLLVITANMIVDLVQAWLDPRIEVR; encoded by the coding sequence ATGTCGAGCATTGGACGACTCGCGAAGACTTTGCGTCGCACCGCCCTGCAGGCGATTCCAACCATCATTGGAATCGTGATCATCAATTTTCTTTTGCTGCAACTGGCGCCTGGAGATGCCGCCGACGTGCTGGCCGGAGAATCCGGTTCCGCCACGGCCGAGACGTTGGCTGCGCTGCGATCTCGGTTCGGCCTCGACCAGCCGGTCGTCGTCCAACTGATCGCTTATCTCGACAACCTAGCGCATTTCAGCCTTGGGTTCTCGCCGCGTTACAATCTTCCTGTCGCCGACATTATCGCGCAACGATTGCCAGGTACGGTAGCCCTGATGCTGACGGCACTGGTGATTGCGATCGTCCTGGGCGTCGTGCTCGGAATTGTGATGGCATCGTTTGCCGGCCGCTGGCCGGATCGGGTGATTTCGATCTTCGCGATCCTGTTTTACTCGATCCCCGGTTTCTGGATCGGCCTGATGCTGATTGTGCTGTTCTCCGTCAAACTCGGCTGGCTGCCCAGTGGCGGATCGGAGACCATCGGAGCCGGCAACATGGGGATAAGTGCGCTGCTCGATCGGCTGCGTTACATGATTCTACCGGCGACCTCGCTGGCGCTGTTCTATGTCGCCATCTATGCGCGGCTTGCACGTGCCGCGATGCTCGAGGCGCAGACGCAGGACTATGTGCGGACTGCGGCAGCCAAAGGACTGTCGCCCCTCGCCATCACCATCCGCCATGTATTGCGTAACGCCCTGCTGCCGGTGACGACGCTGGCCGGCATGCACCTCGGTGGCCTGCTCGGCGGCGCGGTTGTCGTGGAGACGGTCTATAGCTGGCCTGGACTTGGCAGGCTTGCGTTCGAAGCGGTGATGAGCCGCGACTTCAGCATTCTGCTCGGCGTACTGCTGCTGTCGTCGCTCCTTGTCATCACAGCCAACATGATCGTGGACCTGGTTCAGGCCTGGCTCGATCCACGAATTGAGGTGCGCTGA
- a CDS encoding ABC transporter substrate-binding protein, translating to MTLSRRTFMAASVGGLVLPASTTFSQSPEQPRRGGKLNYVIHPEPTTLVCFNTTEGPAIQASTKVVEGLLSYDFDLNPKPQLATAWSISEDGLQYRFDLRRNVSWHDGKPFTANDVVYSFGLLKSAHPRGRTTFSNLADVRALDDFTVVATLSKPAPYLLYALAAGESPIVPRHIYEGKGDPLQNPNNRAPIGTGPFMFKEWVLGSYVSYVRNPNYWDAPKPYLDSLLVRIIPDGSARAVAFETGELDIGGSTPVSPLEIERFKTLPQIGLETRGNEYAPTLYGIEFNLDNPYLKNVLVRKAIAHAIDPSAVLNVAWYGLGEPTVSIVSPTLKRFYNPKVKTYAFDPKKAAKLLDEAGFPLNGKFRFALTHDFQPFGENFKRTGEYLKSALAVVGIDVTVRGQDFPTYLKRVYSDRDYDFTNHPFTNMFDPTVGLQRFFTSDNYRKGVAFTNASHYANPEVDRLFAEIAVEADEAKRKLLIDRFQEIIADELPVIPLMLSRSITVYNRRVVDHTVDGTGVQSNFAGVWLRG from the coding sequence ATGACACTCTCCAGACGCACTTTCATGGCCGCATCCGTCGGCGGTTTGGTGTTGCCCGCATCCACGACGTTCTCCCAATCACCAGAACAGCCGCGGCGCGGTGGCAAGCTGAACTATGTCATTCATCCGGAACCGACGACGCTGGTCTGTTTCAACACCACCGAAGGTCCGGCGATCCAGGCCAGCACCAAGGTCGTCGAGGGCTTGCTGAGCTACGATTTCGACCTCAATCCGAAGCCGCAGCTGGCGACCGCCTGGAGCATCAGTGAAGATGGTCTGCAATATCGCTTCGACCTGCGGCGAAACGTTAGCTGGCATGACGGCAAGCCCTTCACCGCGAACGACGTGGTCTATTCATTCGGATTGCTGAAGTCCGCGCACCCTCGGGGACGAACGACGTTCTCCAATCTCGCCGACGTCCGCGCCTTGGATGATTTCACGGTGGTGGCGACGCTGTCGAAGCCTGCGCCGTATCTGCTCTATGCGCTGGCCGCGGGGGAGTCGCCGATCGTTCCGCGCCATATCTATGAAGGCAAGGGCGACCCGCTGCAGAACCCGAACAACCGCGCGCCGATCGGCACCGGCCCGTTCATGTTCAAGGAATGGGTCCTTGGCAGCTATGTGAGCTATGTTCGCAATCCCAATTATTGGGATGCGCCAAAGCCCTATCTTGATTCACTGCTCGTTCGCATCATCCCGGACGGCTCGGCCCGTGCGGTCGCGTTCGAGACCGGCGAACTCGATATCGGCGGCTCAACGCCGGTTTCTCCGCTGGAGATTGAGCGTTTCAAGACATTGCCGCAGATCGGCCTCGAGACCCGCGGCAATGAATACGCGCCGACGCTCTACGGCATCGAATTCAATTTGGACAATCCCTATCTAAAGAATGTTCTGGTGCGAAAGGCGATTGCCCACGCGATCGATCCGTCTGCGGTACTCAACGTCGCTTGGTATGGCCTCGGGGAGCCCACAGTCAGCATCGTCAGCCCGACGCTGAAGCGGTTCTACAATCCGAAGGTCAAGACCTACGCTTTCGATCCCAAGAAGGCCGCGAAGCTGCTCGACGAGGCCGGATTTCCACTGAATGGCAAGTTCCGCTTTGCGCTTACCCATGACTTCCAGCCGTTCGGCGAGAATTTCAAGCGGACGGGCGAATATCTTAAGAGTGCGCTTGCCGTGGTCGGGATCGACGTCACGGTTCGTGGGCAGGATTTTCCGACCTATCTGAAACGCGTCTATTCCGATCGCGACTACGACTTCACCAACCACCCGTTCACCAACATGTTCGATCCAACGGTTGGCCTGCAGCGGTTCTTCACTAGCGACAATTATCGAAAGGGAGTCGCCTTCACCAATGCCAGCCACTATGCCAATCCGGAAGTCGATCGGCTGTTTGCAGAGATCGCCGTCGAAGCTGATGAGGCCAAGCGAAAGCTCTTGATAGACCGTTTTCAGGAAATCATTGCGGACGAACTACCGGTAATCCCGCTGATGCTCAGCCGCTCGATCACGGTGTACAATCGCAGGGTGGTCGATCACACGGTCGATGGCACGGGGGTGCAAAGCAATTTCGCAGGGGTCTGGCTGCGCGGCTAA
- a CDS encoding LLM class flavin-dependent oxidoreductase, with the protein MTISHKPGSIVGSPVFPSPSSFSDSPLSRALRQPLLLGLFLPIQAGGWSASTLPRSTTWTFDYNRDLTLRAEALGFDLVFALSQWLPKGGYGGVFTGEALDSFITTASLAGLTSRIMLISTIHVLYGPIHPLHLAKYGATLDHISNGRWGINVVTGHRAVEHEAFGWNQIEHDRRYELAAEFIEVLQRLWSETENFSFKGESPWQLSNAFVTPKPRFGRPTLVNATGSDAGIAFAGRYSDIVFITSPGGSSFADAIEVLPPHAKRVKQAAIDVGREVRTLLNPMVVCRETERETWQYHDAIVDHLDPVASMQNHASDAHAWKGRVGIDAAKRRAIGGNIEVIGTPEQVVDQFVQLKKAGIDGLQLSFFDFQPDLEFFGRRVIPLMEQAGLRFKVGP; encoded by the coding sequence ATGACGATATCCCACAAGCCAGGCAGCATCGTGGGTTCGCCGGTGTTTCCGTCTCCGTCGTCGTTTTCGGACAGTCCGCTTTCAAGAGCGTTGCGACAGCCGCTGTTGCTCGGCTTGTTCCTGCCAATTCAGGCAGGTGGCTGGAGTGCATCAACGCTGCCGCGATCGACGACCTGGACCTTCGATTATAATCGCGACTTGACGCTTCGCGCCGAAGCGCTCGGATTCGATCTGGTCTTTGCATTATCGCAGTGGCTGCCGAAGGGCGGCTATGGCGGCGTGTTTACCGGTGAGGCTCTCGATTCCTTCATCACCACAGCGTCGCTCGCCGGACTGACGTCCCGGATCATGCTGATTTCCACCATCCACGTACTGTATGGTCCGATACATCCGCTGCATCTCGCCAAATACGGCGCCACGCTGGACCACATCTCCAACGGACGGTGGGGCATCAACGTCGTCACCGGACATCGCGCCGTGGAGCACGAGGCATTCGGCTGGAACCAGATCGAACACGATCGCCGTTATGAGTTGGCAGCGGAATTTATCGAAGTCCTGCAGCGACTTTGGAGCGAGACCGAGAATTTTTCGTTCAAGGGAGAGTCTCCCTGGCAGCTGAGCAACGCCTTCGTGACGCCGAAACCTCGTTTCGGTCGTCCCACGCTGGTGAACGCCACTGGGTCGGACGCCGGAATAGCATTTGCGGGGCGCTATTCCGATATCGTCTTCATCACCAGTCCGGGGGGCTCGTCCTTTGCGGACGCCATTGAAGTCCTGCCGCCCCACGCAAAGCGGGTCAAGCAGGCGGCAATCGATGTCGGCCGTGAAGTCCGGACGCTGCTCAATCCCATGGTCGTCTGTCGGGAGACTGAACGCGAAACCTGGCAATATCACGATGCCATCGTCGATCATTTGGATCCGGTCGCCAGCATGCAGAATCATGCGAGCGATGCGCATGCCTGGAAGGGACGTGTCGGGATCGATGCCGCCAAGCGGCGGGCGATTGGCGGAAATATCGAGGTGATCGGGACGCCCGAGCAAGTCGTCGATCAATTCGTGCAATTGAAGAAGGCGGGCATCGACGGATTGCAGCTCAGCTTCTTCGATTTCCAGCCCGATCTGGAATTTTTCGGCCGGCGGGTCATTCCGTTGATGGAACAGGCAGGTCTGCGCTTCAAGGTCGGGCCGTAG
- a CDS encoding ABC transporter ATP-binding protein, protein MALLSVSDLKTCYLSGANVVHAVDGVSLDIHAGETVGLVGESGCGKSTLGKTILRLVEPKSGQIVFDGTDLGSLSGSQLRAYRRRLQMVFQDPFASLNPRQTIGDILMAPLKVHGLGHRDERRRRVEDMLGRVGLPPSAVSRYPHEFSGGQRQRLGIARALILGPELVICDEPVSALDLSIQAQILNLLAAMKREFKLSLLFISHDLSVIRYFADRVLVMYLGRIVETGTHRQIWQHPLHPYTRALIDAVPDPARRRYAAPLAGDLPNAEDVAGGCRFQPRCPLATSICKQRDPQLRQTGDGRTVACHHADLS, encoded by the coding sequence ATGGCGTTGCTGTCGGTATCTGATCTCAAGACCTGCTATCTGTCCGGCGCCAATGTCGTGCACGCCGTCGACGGGGTGTCGCTCGACATCCATGCCGGCGAGACGGTCGGCCTGGTCGGTGAATCCGGCTGCGGGAAATCAACCCTGGGAAAGACGATCCTGCGCTTGGTCGAGCCCAAATCAGGTCAGATCGTGTTCGACGGCACCGATCTCGGCAGCCTCTCGGGCAGCCAGTTGCGCGCCTATCGCCGCCGCCTGCAAATGGTCTTCCAGGATCCGTTCGCATCGCTCAATCCGCGCCAGACCATCGGAGATATTCTGATGGCCCCGCTGAAGGTTCACGGCCTCGGGCACCGCGACGAGCGGCGCCGTCGCGTTGAAGACATGCTGGGCCGTGTCGGGCTGCCGCCGAGCGCGGTGTCGCGCTATCCGCACGAATTTTCCGGCGGACAGCGGCAGCGGCTCGGCATTGCCCGCGCCCTGATTCTCGGCCCTGAACTGGTCATATGCGACGAACCGGTGTCCGCGCTCGACCTGTCGATTCAAGCCCAGATACTCAACCTGCTTGCCGCGATGAAGCGGGAATTCAAGCTTTCGTTGCTCTTCATCTCCCACGATCTATCGGTGATCCGCTATTTCGCGGATCGGGTTCTGGTAATGTATCTCGGCCGCATCGTGGAAACCGGCACGCACCGACAGATCTGGCAGCACCCGCTGCACCCTTACACCAGGGCTCTGATCGACGCCGTGCCGGATCCGGCGCGGCGCCGCTATGCCGCGCCCCTCGCAGGCGACCTGCCGAACGCAGAGGACGTGGCCGGCGGCTGTCGTTTCCAGCCACGCTGCCCGCTCGCGACCAGCATATGCAAACAACGGGATCCTCAGCTCCGTCAGACCGGCGATGGCCGAACGGTCGCATGCCATCATGCCGACCTATCCTGA
- a CDS encoding ABC transporter substrate-binding protein, producing the protein MNDATDLLGSTLNRRRVLRGGASLIALFTSTRANAQARRGGTVTVVTQGEPRTLVPLFDTNTQTRNISTKVVEGLLTYDRQFTPQPLLATAWAASADGLEYAFTLRRGVKWHDGRDFTAEDVKFSLLALQKHGPRGRISFANIDRVETPDPYTAIVKLSKPTPYFLKALSAAESPIIPKHAYLSHDLGSSPNNNAPIGTGPFVFEEWKRGSHVRLRRNPNYWRPDRPYLDGVVVKFVADPAAASTALETGEADVSGSVSLPDLERLAQNKQLSISSERDAYLNNAQVLEFNLDNPNLAKRAVRHAIARAIDRDFIRQWIYYGRADSIHSPIPAVLTSYYDPASFNFPFDVAEANRLLDSAGIKRGSDGNRFVLKLTFIPGATFKKTAEFVRSALARIGIKVDVLDGDLGTFIKGVYYDRNFDLNINGLGLLFDPTVGVQRIYWSDGIKNPLPYVNAAHYNNEEVDDLFRRAGTEIDEARRAAQFKQIQKIVGDDLPALPLVALQTVLVSNIRVHDLYNSVDLTAGDFSDAWLGP; encoded by the coding sequence ATGAATGACGCCACTGACCTGTTAGGATCGACGTTGAATCGACGGCGCGTGCTGCGGGGCGGTGCGAGCCTGATTGCGCTGTTCACATCAACCAGAGCAAACGCTCAGGCCCGTCGCGGCGGAACGGTGACGGTCGTAACCCAAGGTGAGCCTCGGACGCTGGTGCCGCTGTTCGATACCAATACGCAGACCCGCAACATCAGCACCAAAGTCGTCGAAGGTCTACTGACCTACGACCGCCAGTTCACGCCGCAGCCGCTGCTCGCCACCGCCTGGGCCGCCAGCGCCGACGGTTTGGAATACGCGTTCACCTTGCGCCGTGGCGTGAAGTGGCATGATGGCCGGGATTTCACCGCTGAGGACGTCAAGTTCTCGCTCCTTGCGCTGCAGAAACACGGCCCGCGCGGGCGCATCAGCTTCGCCAATATCGACCGGGTGGAGACACCTGATCCCTACACTGCCATCGTCAAATTATCGAAGCCGACGCCGTACTTTCTGAAGGCGCTGTCCGCTGCGGAATCTCCAATCATCCCAAAGCATGCCTATCTGTCGCACGACCTCGGCTCCAGCCCCAACAACAACGCACCGATCGGAACCGGACCGTTTGTGTTCGAGGAATGGAAGCGCGGCAGCCACGTCAGGCTGCGCCGAAACCCGAACTACTGGCGTCCGGATCGTCCCTATCTCGACGGCGTAGTCGTCAAATTCGTCGCCGATCCGGCTGCCGCATCCACCGCGCTCGAAACCGGGGAAGCGGACGTAAGCGGTAGCGTATCGCTGCCGGACCTTGAACGGCTCGCCCAGAACAAGCAGCTCTCGATTTCTTCGGAGCGGGATGCCTATCTCAATAACGCCCAGGTGCTGGAGTTCAATCTTGACAATCCAAACCTGGCGAAACGCGCGGTCCGTCATGCGATCGCTCGCGCCATCGACCGCGATTTCATCCGGCAGTGGATCTATTACGGCCGGGCCGACTCGATCCATTCTCCGATTCCGGCGGTTCTGACCAGCTACTACGACCCAGCCAGCTTCAACTTTCCCTTCGACGTCGCTGAAGCCAACAGGCTGCTGGACAGTGCCGGGATCAAGCGAGGCAGCGACGGTAACCGCTTCGTACTCAAGCTTACGTTCATTCCCGGTGCTACGTTCAAGAAGACCGCCGAATTTGTCCGATCTGCGCTGGCACGCATCGGGATCAAGGTTGACGTGCTTGACGGCGATTTAGGCACCTTCATCAAAGGGGTCTATTACGATCGCAATTTCGACCTGAACATCAATGGCCTCGGCCTGCTGTTCGATCCGACCGTCGGGGTGCAGCGCATCTACTGGTCGGACGGGATCAAGAACCCGCTGCCCTATGTCAATGCCGCGCACTACAACAATGAGGAGGTCGATGACCTGTTCCGGCGTGCCGGCACCGAGATCGACGAAGCTCGCCGCGCCGCGCAGTTCAAGCAGATCCAGAAGATCGTGGGCGACGACCTGCCCGCGCTGCCGCTGGTGGCGCTGCAAACCGTCCTGGTCAGCAATATCCGCGTTCATGACCTCTACAACAGTGTCGATCTGACGGCCGGCGACTTCTCCGACGCATGGCTGGGTCCGTGA